The following DNA comes from Bdellovibrionota bacterium.
CCTTCGGAAAAAATAATCGTATGGCTGGCCAAGCCGTCCCAGGATTTGGTCGGCGGGTGTCTCGATTGGGCCGGCGGGATTTGGGAAAACTACATCGCACTTGTGGATACGTCGAAATTGAACGAGGAATTGAAAAAGGAGCGGGACGGCCTGCGTCGTGAAATCACCGAGCTTCAAGAGGTTCGGATCGAGAATCAGCGGCTTCGGCAATTACTGGACATGGGCGCTCACGGGTCCTTGAAGCTGTTGGCGGCCGAAGTTATTGCCTCCGGGGCCTCCCCTTACGAGCGAGTCATCCGCGTCGACCGCGGAAAAGACGACGGCGTACTGCAGGGAATGGCGGTTCTGCATGCTCGGGGCGTGGTCGGCCAGATTCTCACCGTCTTGGAGAACCATTCCGACGTTCTTCTTCTGACCGATGCCGC
Coding sequences within:
- the mreC gene encoding rod shape-determining protein MreC produces the protein MKRILKPVGAAFLVLYLLIQLISLNLRQKTILRPSEKIIVWLAKPSQDLVGGCLDWAGGIWENYIALVDTSKLNEELKKERDGLRREITELQEVRIENQRLRQLLDMGAHGSLKLLAAEVIASGASPYERVIRVDRGKDDGVLQGMAVLHARGVVGQILTVLENHSDVLLLTDAASAVDVVVQRSRARGILRGSRPDELHFEYLPKAEDVQAGDEVITSGLDGVYPQGVTIGTVTRVDPAGEGLFLSASVRPYVDFRRVEEVMIVVGGKK